A genomic region of Brevibacillus sp. JNUCC-41 contains the following coding sequences:
- a CDS encoding YybH family protein: protein MQNHELEQVIKIADRAINNEDFDHLMEFYSEEATLVVKPGTFAKGKEEIRRAFIAIAEYFNHSLIVNQEKMAIIETGDTALVVAKAQLSANQKDDSEFSMERTATYVFKKDSTGTWRCIIDNSYGAEIIEELKN, encoded by the coding sequence ATGCAGAATCATGAGCTGGAACAAGTCATAAAAATTGCGGACAGGGCGATAAACAATGAGGATTTTGATCATTTAATGGAGTTCTATTCAGAGGAAGCGACTTTAGTTGTCAAACCTGGAACATTCGCAAAAGGGAAAGAGGAAATTCGTCGGGCATTCATTGCTATAGCTGAATATTTTAATCACAGCTTAATCGTCAATCAAGAAAAGATGGCAATAATCGAAACGGGCGATACGGCATTGGTTGTGGCAAAAGCCCAGCTTAGTGCCAATCAAAAGGATGATTCCGAATTCTCTATGGAAAGAACTGCGACATATGTATTTAAAAAAGATTCCACAGGTACATGGCGCTGTATAATCGACAACTCTTATGGTGCTGAAATAATTGAAGAATTGAAGAATTGA
- a CDS encoding aldehyde dehydrogenase family protein, translating to MKKKWQLWIGGKWREAKSYEPLYNPHSNEEIAQIGQAEPADAVEAIVEANAAFQKYRTYPAHARAEILFKAAAIMEERSEELAKIISLEAAKTIRNAREEMNRTVQTYRFAAEASKNNYGEQIPMDAAVGGVNRFGFTVRTPIGVVTAITPFNFPFNLVAHKVGPAIAAGNSIVLKPAEQTPLSALVLADIFKEAGLPDGVLNIIPGKGDVLSEALTTHPHVKKVTFTGSVEVGHLIQQQAGFRKLTLELGSNSPFIIDEGVDIDKIIQRSVMGSFTNNGQVCISIQRIYVHKSLYQQFLDRFVSATKQLVIGSPLEENTNITAVISKKSMERLQSWIDEAVQEGAKIECGGTVEGNVLLPTVLTNVNRDSKVFRFEVFGPIVCIFPFDTLDDAINDANDSRYGLNSGVMTPSIERAFYAAERLETGGVVINDIPTYRIDNMPYGGWKDSGVGREGIKYAMQEMMEQKFISFKISDD from the coding sequence ATGAAGAAAAAGTGGCAATTGTGGATTGGTGGTAAATGGCGGGAGGCTAAATCATATGAGCCATTATATAACCCCCATTCAAACGAAGAAATTGCACAAATCGGACAGGCTGAACCAGCGGATGCCGTTGAAGCGATTGTCGAGGCAAATGCAGCTTTTCAGAAATACCGAACCTACCCGGCTCATGCACGAGCAGAAATTTTATTTAAAGCTGCCGCAATCATGGAAGAACGCAGTGAAGAACTTGCAAAAATCATTTCCCTAGAGGCTGCGAAAACGATTCGAAATGCTCGTGAAGAAATGAATCGTACGGTTCAGACCTATCGTTTTGCTGCAGAAGCGTCAAAGAATAATTATGGAGAACAAATCCCGATGGATGCTGCAGTGGGTGGGGTAAACCGTTTTGGATTCACGGTTCGCACCCCGATTGGCGTCGTTACCGCGATTACGCCATTTAACTTTCCATTTAACTTGGTCGCCCATAAAGTTGGTCCAGCTATTGCGGCTGGAAATTCGATTGTGTTAAAACCTGCCGAACAAACCCCGTTGAGTGCACTGGTTCTGGCCGATATTTTTAAAGAAGCAGGGTTGCCTGATGGAGTATTGAACATCATACCGGGCAAAGGGGATGTTTTAAGCGAAGCGTTGACGACCCATCCACATGTAAAAAAAGTGACTTTCACAGGCAGTGTAGAGGTCGGACACCTTATCCAGCAGCAGGCAGGCTTCCGTAAGCTTACACTTGAACTCGGATCTAATTCGCCTTTCATCATTGATGAAGGTGTCGACATCGATAAAATTATTCAACGAAGTGTGATGGGTTCATTTACGAATAATGGGCAGGTGTGCATCTCGATTCAACGAATTTATGTCCACAAATCACTATACCAACAATTTTTAGATCGATTCGTCAGTGCAACAAAACAGCTTGTCATCGGTTCCCCCCTGGAGGAAAATACAAATATTACAGCGGTTATTTCAAAAAAATCAATGGAACGGTTACAAAGTTGGATTGACGAAGCAGTACAAGAAGGAGCAAAAATTGAGTGCGGCGGTACAGTGGAAGGCAATGTCCTATTGCCTACCGTCTTAACCAATGTAAATCGTGACTCAAAGGTATTTCGTTTCGAAGTATTTGGTCCAATTGTCTGCATTTTCCCATTCGACACGCTTGATGATGCGATCAATGATGCTAATGATTCGCGTTACGGATTGAACTCAGGAGTGATGACACCGAGTATAGAACGAGCTTTTTATGCGGCGGAACGCTTGGAAACAGGCGGGGTCGTAATCAATGATATTCCAACTTACCGAATTGATAATATGCCTTATGGCGGCTGGAAGGACAGCGGTGTTGGCCGGGAAGGCATCAAATATGCGATGCAAGAAATGATGGAGCAGAAGTTTATCAGCTTTAAAATAAGCGACGACTGA
- a CDS encoding acetolactate synthase large subunit, which translates to MKASDLFIRCLENEGVQYIFGIPGEENTDLIDSLISSNIKFILVHHEQAAAFMADIYGRLTGKPGVCLGTLGPGATNLLTGIGSAYLDYSPVIAITGQAGLDRIHKESHQYVDIIGVFKEVTKWNQQIKVPHTIPEIIRKAFKTAVIEKPGAVHIELPEDVAMMDTEGEPLPVTPMPRSRPAEEEIKKAVELINRAKKPIILAGNGVVRDGAAESLRKFAEEKQIPVVNSFMAKGVLPSNHPLTLFTVGMQARDYVLCGFDLADLIITVGYDFVEYLPKYWNDEAMNPIIHIDARPAEIDAYYPVQAELVGNVTEGLEALSTGVVEKELWPEVKKLRSQIIEKFHSSDDVSGSPIIPQRIIADLKRAEKGNAIVISDVGAHKLWMARMYQPEMPNHTIISNGFASMGIAIPGAIAAKLAKPDKPVIAVTGDGGFLMNGVELATAKRLGLAFVIVIFHDSKYGLIEWKQLNKFDRTNAIEFTDPDFLGFAKSFGVKGVKVTHSDELLHALEEAISSQEIVLIDVDVDYSENVKLSKTLGDYICKL; encoded by the coding sequence TTGAAGGCATCTGATTTGTTTATAAGATGTTTGGAGAATGAAGGGGTTCAGTATATTTTTGGGATACCTGGAGAGGAAAATACGGATCTTATCGATTCTCTAATTAGCTCTAATATTAAATTCATCTTGGTTCATCACGAACAAGCTGCAGCTTTCATGGCAGACATCTATGGCCGGCTAACTGGAAAGCCTGGCGTCTGCTTAGGTACATTGGGACCTGGTGCAACCAATTTATTGACAGGGATAGGAAGCGCTTATCTGGATTATTCCCCTGTTATCGCAATTACAGGTCAGGCAGGCCTTGATCGAATTCATAAGGAGTCGCATCAATATGTGGACATAATTGGGGTTTTTAAGGAAGTAACGAAATGGAATCAACAAATCAAAGTGCCGCATACGATTCCGGAAATTATCCGTAAAGCATTTAAAACTGCAGTCATAGAAAAGCCGGGAGCTGTTCATATCGAACTCCCCGAAGATGTGGCGATGATGGATACTGAGGGTGAACCTCTTCCGGTTACACCAATGCCTAGATCCCGCCCTGCAGAGGAAGAAATCAAAAAAGCCGTCGAATTAATAAATCGCGCAAAAAAGCCTATTATTCTAGCTGGTAATGGCGTAGTCCGCGATGGAGCTGCTGAGTCATTACGGAAATTTGCAGAAGAGAAGCAAATTCCTGTTGTGAATTCGTTCATGGCCAAAGGAGTTTTACCTTCCAACCATCCATTGACCCTTTTTACAGTAGGGATGCAAGCAAGGGATTATGTTCTTTGCGGGTTTGATTTGGCCGATCTTATTATCACCGTAGGCTATGACTTCGTCGAGTATTTACCAAAGTATTGGAACGATGAGGCAATGAATCCGATTATTCATATTGATGCTCGACCGGCTGAGATTGATGCTTATTACCCCGTACAAGCCGAATTGGTCGGGAACGTTACGGAGGGACTTGAAGCCTTGTCCACTGGTGTAGTAGAAAAAGAGCTTTGGCCTGAAGTGAAAAAGCTAAGGTCTCAAATCATAGAAAAATTTCATTCTTCGGATGATGTATCAGGAAGCCCTATCATCCCTCAGCGAATTATCGCCGATTTGAAAAGGGCGGAAAAGGGCAATGCCATTGTCATTTCGGATGTGGGAGCCCATAAATTATGGATGGCCCGGATGTATCAGCCGGAAATGCCAAATCACACTATCATTTCTAATGGCTTTGCATCGATGGGAATTGCTATTCCCGGCGCAATTGCAGCCAAACTGGCTAAACCTGATAAACCTGTCATTGCGGTTACAGGGGATGGCGGATTTCTGATGAATGGGGTTGAATTGGCAACTGCAAAACGTTTAGGGCTTGCCTTCGTGATAGTCATTTTCCATGATTCAAAATACGGCCTAATTGAGTGGAAGCAATTGAATAAATTTGATCGTACGAATGCGATTGAATTTACAGACCCAGACTTTTTAGGCTTCGCAAAAAGTTTTGGGGTCAAAGGAGTGAAAGTAACCCACTCCGATGAATTGCTTCATGCATTGGAAGAAGCGATTTCGAGTCAGGAAATTGTCTTGATTGATGTGGATGTCGATTATTCGGAAAATGTAAAGCTATCGAAAACACTAGGTGATTATATTTGTAAATTATAA